Proteins from a single region of Pseudomonas fulva:
- a CDS encoding YeeE/YedE family protein produces MLTLRTGSATLILVALAVAAWLLATPSNEGRALSFSLLAGGLFGVLLQRSRFCFFCVSRDFIERRDPRGLLGILAALAVGTLGYHAAFGAFLPDPANGRLPPDAHIGPLSWVLALGASLFGLGMAISGSCISAHLYRLGEGALASVLALFGALFGFFLGFLSWNTLYLASIQEAPVIWLPARLDYGGSLLLQLALLGGLAHLLLRYRKGEEPGQPGSSLRQLLLGARWPTWIGGILIGTLALAAYLRVGPLGVTAELGSLSRTAANGLGWLPERLEGLDGFSGCATAVKETLLSNNGLFIIGLVFAAWACALLAGDCAPRWPGIREALRNFIGGILLGLGGMLALGCTVGTLLSGIMAGAASGWLFAVFCFIGLIAGLRLRRVIG; encoded by the coding sequence ATGCTTACCTTGCGTACCGGCAGCGCTACCCTGATTCTGGTCGCTCTGGCCGTAGCCGCCTGGTTGCTGGCTACGCCGAGCAACGAAGGGCGCGCCCTGAGCTTTTCCCTGCTGGCGGGCGGCTTGTTTGGCGTGCTGCTACAGCGTTCGCGCTTCTGTTTCTTCTGCGTCAGCCGTGACTTCATCGAACGCCGGGACCCGCGCGGGCTGCTCGGCATTCTCGCCGCGCTGGCGGTCGGCACCCTGGGGTATCACGCGGCCTTTGGCGCTTTTCTACCGGATCCGGCCAACGGCCGCCTGCCGCCAGACGCCCATATCGGCCCACTGAGCTGGGTGCTGGCGCTGGGCGCCAGCCTGTTTGGCCTGGGCATGGCGATTTCCGGCTCGTGCATCAGTGCCCACCTGTATCGCCTGGGCGAAGGTGCACTGGCCTCGGTACTCGCCCTGTTCGGCGCACTGTTTGGCTTCTTTCTGGGGTTCCTGAGCTGGAACACCCTGTACCTGGCGAGTATCCAGGAGGCACCGGTGATCTGGCTGCCGGCCAGGCTCGACTATGGCGGCTCGTTGCTGCTGCAATTGGCGCTGCTTGGCGGCCTGGCGCATCTGCTGCTGCGCTACCGCAAGGGTGAAGAGCCCGGACAACCGGGCAGCAGCCTGCGCCAGTTGTTATTAGGCGCACGCTGGCCGACCTGGATTGGTGGCATCCTGATCGGCACGCTGGCCCTGGCGGCCTATCTGCGCGTCGGCCCGCTGGGGGTAACCGCCGAGCTCGGCAGCCTGTCGCGCACCGCTGCCAACGGCCTGGGCTGGCTGCCCGAGCGCCTGGAAGGTCTGGACGGTTTTTCCGGTTGCGCCACCGCGGTTAAGGAGACCCTGCTGTCGAACAACGGCCTGTTCATCATCGGCCTGGTCTTCGCCGCCTGGGCGTGCGCCCTGCTCGCTGGCGATTGCGCGCCGCGCTGGCCAGGGATACGGGAAGCGCTACGCAACTTCATCGGCGGCATACTGCTCGGCCTAGGCGGCATGCTCGCCCTGGGCTGCACCGTCGGTACCCTGCTCTCCGGCATCATGGCCGGCGCCGCCTCTGGCTGGCTGTTCGCGGTGTTCTGTTTCATCGGCCTGATCGCCGGGCTGCGCCTGCGCAGGGTGATTGGCTAG
- the plsX gene encoding phosphate acyltransferase PlsX, with protein sequence MSAPIIAIDAMGGDFGPHCIVPASVACLAEFPSLHLVLVGQAPLIEELLAGIPGVDRARLRVEHAAQSIEMGERPGQALRGKPDSSMRVALEAVRDGRAHACVSAGNTGALMALSRHVLKTLPGIDRPAMIAAIPSRNGVCLLLDLGANVDCTAEQLCQFAIMGAVAAEVQGAQAPRVGLLNVGSEETKGNQQVKQAAALLEGVDGLNYVGFVEGDGLYGGEADVLVCDGFVGNALLKSSEGLVTMIVSRLEALFRSTLLGRVAGLLALPLLRRLRGELAPARHNGASFLGLQGIVVKSHGSAGPDGIKSAIRRAMTDVQENLPARLGGRIEHLIRNM encoded by the coding sequence TTGTCCGCTCCGATCATCGCGATTGATGCAATGGGTGGGGACTTCGGTCCCCACTGCATTGTTCCAGCCAGCGTCGCCTGTCTGGCCGAATTCCCCTCGCTGCACCTGGTCCTCGTCGGCCAAGCCCCCCTGATCGAAGAACTGCTCGCTGGTATCCCCGGCGTCGATCGCGCACGCCTGCGCGTCGAGCACGCGGCGCAAAGCATCGAGATGGGCGAGCGCCCCGGGCAGGCCCTGCGCGGCAAGCCGGATTCCTCGATGCGCGTGGCGCTGGAGGCGGTGCGCGACGGGCGGGCCCATGCCTGCGTGAGTGCGGGTAATACCGGTGCGCTGATGGCGTTGTCGCGGCACGTGCTGAAAACCCTGCCGGGTATCGATCGGCCGGCGATGATCGCCGCCATTCCCAGCCGCAACGGCGTGTGCCTGTTGCTGGACCTGGGCGCCAACGTCGATTGCACGGCCGAGCAGCTGTGCCAGTTCGCGATCATGGGCGCGGTGGCCGCCGAGGTACAGGGTGCCCAGGCGCCGCGTGTCGGTTTGCTCAACGTGGGCAGCGAAGAGACCAAGGGTAACCAGCAGGTCAAGCAGGCCGCGGCGCTGCTCGAGGGCGTCGACGGCCTCAACTACGTCGGTTTCGTCGAAGGCGATGGCCTGTATGGCGGCGAGGCCGATGTGCTGGTGTGCGACGGTTTCGTCGGCAATGCCCTGCTCAAGTCCAGTGAAGGGCTGGTGACCATGATCGTGTCACGGCTCGAGGCGCTGTTTCGCAGCACTTTGTTGGGGCGTGTCGCCGGCCTTCTGGCTTTGCCGCTGCTGCGCCGTTTGCGGGGCGAACTGGCGCCGGCGCGTCACAATGGCGCCAGTTTTCTCGGCTTGCAGGGCATCGTGGTGAAGAGCCACGGCAGTGCCGGGCCGGATGGTATAAAGAGCGCCATTCGCCGGGCGATGACTGATGTGCAGGAGAATTTGCCGGCGCGACTGGGTGGTCGAATCGAGCACTTGATCCGTAATATGTGA
- the acpP gene encoding acyl carrier protein → MSTIEERVKKIVAEQLGVKEEEVTNSASFVEDLGADSLDTVELVMALEEEFETEIPDEQAEKITTVQEAIDYVTAHAQ, encoded by the coding sequence GTGAGCACCATCGAAGAACGCGTCAAGAAAATCGTTGCCGAGCAACTGGGCGTGAAGGAAGAAGAAGTAACCAACAGCGCTTCCTTCGTTGAAGACCTGGGTGCCGACTCGCTTGACACCGTTGAGCTGGTGATGGCTCTCGAGGAAGAATTCGAGACCGAGATCCCGGACGAACAAGCCGAGAAGATCACCACTGTTCAGGAAGCCATCGACTACGTTACTGCTCACGCTCAGTAA
- a CDS encoding Maf family protein gives MPPLILASSSPYRRELLSRLRQPFEWAAPSIDESRQAGEPAEDLVRRLAREKAAALAERFPTHLIIGSDQVAVLDGQVLGKPHGFERAHAQLSAASGKSVTFLTGLALLDSSSGACQVDCVPYTVHFRTLSSEQIARYLNAEEPYDCAGSFKAEGLGISLFRSTEGSDVNSLIGLPLIRLVEMLDQAGIEIP, from the coding sequence ATGCCGCCCCTGATTCTCGCCTCCAGTTCCCCCTACCGCCGCGAGCTGCTGAGCCGCCTGCGCCAGCCCTTCGAATGGGCCGCGCCGAGTATCGACGAGTCGCGCCAGGCTGGCGAGCCAGCCGAGGATCTGGTGCGCCGCCTGGCCCGGGAAAAGGCCGCAGCATTGGCCGAGCGATTCCCCACCCACCTGATCATCGGTTCCGACCAGGTGGCCGTGCTCGACGGCCAGGTGCTCGGCAAGCCCCACGGCTTCGAACGCGCCCACGCCCAGCTCAGCGCCGCCAGCGGCAAGAGCGTGACCTTCCTGACCGGCCTGGCGCTGCTCGACAGCAGCAGCGGCGCCTGCCAGGTCGATTGCGTGCCTTATACGGTGCATTTTCGCACCTTGAGCAGCGAACAGATCGCCCGCTACCTGAATGCCGAGGAGCCCTACGACTGCGCCGGCAGCTTCAAGGCCGAAGGCCTGGGCATCAGCCTGTTTCGCAGTACCGAAGGCAGTGACGTCAACAGCCTGATCGGCCTGCCGCTGATTCGCCTGGTCGAAATGCTCGACCAGGCCGGCATCGAGATACCCTGA
- a CDS encoding YceD family protein: MSNGPIPPHVDPRKLADRGATLQGELPLADLSRLCDPLADNGGNVRVKLSFERDERHAVVIHSQLEVEVKMVCQRCLDQVTLPILSECDYAVVKEGANTQSVPQGYDVLEMGEDPLDLLALVEDELLLALPIVPMHDPKDCQQPAGLDEPEPSEDEVTRSNPFSVLAQLKRDPNV; encoded by the coding sequence ATGTCAAATGGCCCGATTCCACCTCACGTTGATCCACGCAAACTCGCTGACCGCGGCGCCACCCTCCAGGGTGAATTGCCGTTAGCCGATTTGTCGAGGCTCTGCGACCCTCTCGCCGATAATGGCGGCAACGTTCGCGTGAAGCTCAGCTTCGAGCGTGACGAGCGCCATGCTGTGGTCATCCACAGCCAGCTTGAGGTCGAAGTCAAGATGGTTTGCCAGCGGTGTCTGGATCAGGTCACCTTACCGATCCTCAGCGAGTGTGATTACGCTGTGGTGAAGGAAGGCGCGAATACCCAGTCCGTGCCGCAAGGCTATGACGTACTGGAAATGGGTGAAGATCCTCTGGATCTGTTGGCCTTGGTCGAGGATGAGCTGTTGCTCGCCTTGCCCATCGTGCCGATGCATGACCCGAAAGATTGCCAGCAGCCGGCGGGCCTCGATGAGCCCGAGCCGAGCGAGGACGAGGTGACGCGGTCCAACCCGTTCAGTGTATTGGCACAGTTAAAGCGTGACCCAAACGTTTAG
- the fabG gene encoding 3-oxoacyl-ACP reductase FabG yields MSLQGKVALVTGASRGIGQAIALELGRQGAVVIGTATSEAGAERIAATLKENGIEGTGLMLNVSNDESVAATLEKIQKDFGQVLVLVNNAGITRDNLMLRMKDDEWYDVIDTNLNSLYRLSKAVLRGMTKARFGRIINIGSVVGAMGNAGQVNYAAAKAGLEGFGRALAREVGSRSITVNAVAPGFIDTDMTRELPEAQREALLTQIPLGRLGQAQEIANVVSFLASDGAAYVTGATIPVNGGMYMS; encoded by the coding sequence ATGAGTCTGCAAGGTAAGGTTGCACTGGTCACCGGTGCCAGCCGTGGTATTGGCCAGGCCATCGCCCTGGAGTTGGGCCGCCAGGGCGCCGTGGTGATCGGTACCGCCACGTCCGAGGCGGGTGCCGAGCGCATCGCCGCGACCCTCAAGGAAAACGGCATTGAAGGCACCGGCCTGATGCTCAACGTCAGCAACGACGAATCCGTTGCGGCGACCCTGGAGAAGATCCAGAAGGATTTCGGCCAGGTGCTGGTGTTGGTCAACAACGCCGGTATCACCCGCGACAACCTGATGCTGCGCATGAAGGACGACGAGTGGTACGACGTGATCGATACCAACCTCAACAGCCTGTATCGCCTGTCGAAGGCCGTGCTGCGCGGCATGACCAAGGCCCGTTTCGGGCGTATCATCAACATCGGTTCGGTGGTGGGTGCCATGGGCAACGCCGGGCAGGTGAACTATGCAGCCGCCAAGGCCGGCCTGGAAGGTTTTGGCCGGGCGCTGGCCCGTGAAGTGGGCTCGCGCTCGATCACGGTGAACGCCGTGGCACCGGGTTTCATCGATACCGACATGACCCGTGAATTGCCCGAAGCGCAACGTGAGGCGCTGCTGACACAGATTCCGCTGGGCCGTCTGGGGCAGGCGCAGGAAATCGCCAACGTGGTTTCTTTCCTTGCTTCCGATGGTGCAGCTTACGTCACAGGGGCTACTATCCCTGTGAACGGCGGGATGTACATGAGCTGA
- the recD gene encoding exodeoxyribonuclease V subunit alpha, whose product MTPMLENRDALFELLAAWSERGWLRELDRTLAHFFAELDPQASPLLLLAAALASHQLGQGHVCLDLQTTLADPDSALSLPPEGEDAEGVSLLPSEVLAGLGVDAWLAACASSALLHDAEDEVAPLVLRGSCLYLRRYWDYERGVAEDIGERLQAPADAPADLAQRLAVLFPEPLQLGGQRLTDWQKLACALAARGRFTLITGGPGTGKTTTVVRLLALLQAAALDRGAPLRLSLAAPTGKAAARLTESIGAQVATLPVSEAVRGQIPNTVTTLHRLLGSRPDSRHFRHHAANPLPLDVLVVDEASMIDLEMMANLLDALPMHARLILLGDKDQLASVEAGAVLGDLCRDAEAGGYSEATRAWLAQQTGEHLEGAGLRPGEQALSQHIVMLRHSRRFAGGSGIGRLALAVNRGAALEAREVLAAGGTDLHQLRLTGEQDRAFERLLLDGLPGGQGRPLGYADYLGVLREQRPGLQDGEERWNAWAAAVLAAFDQFQLLCAVRKGPWGVEALNGRIAHALLQRGLIEQEHGWYEGRPVLVTRNDYGLGLMNGDIGIALRLPEPALEAGGLLRSALRVVFPRNDGSGELRSILPSRLGAVETVFAMTVHKSQGSEFAHCALVLPDTLNPVLTKELVYTGITRARDCFSLIESRAGIFEAAIGRRVERRSGLWERLVAGAP is encoded by the coding sequence ATGACGCCGATGCTGGAAAACCGCGACGCGCTGTTCGAACTGCTCGCCGCCTGGAGCGAGCGGGGCTGGCTGCGCGAGCTGGACCGTACCCTGGCGCATTTCTTCGCCGAGCTGGACCCCCAGGCGTCGCCGTTGCTGTTGCTGGCGGCGGCGCTGGCCAGCCATCAACTGGGCCAGGGCCATGTGTGCCTCGACCTGCAGACCACCCTGGCCGATCCGGATTCGGCGTTATCGCTGCCGCCGGAGGGCGAGGATGCCGAGGGCGTCAGCCTGCTGCCTTCCGAGGTGCTGGCCGGCCTGGGCGTCGACGCCTGGCTGGCGGCCTGTGCCAGCAGTGCCCTGCTGCACGATGCCGAGGATGAAGTCGCGCCGCTGGTGCTGCGCGGCAGCTGCCTGTACCTGCGCCGTTACTGGGATTACGAGCGCGGCGTTGCCGAGGATATCGGCGAGCGCCTGCAGGCCCCGGCGGATGCACCGGCCGATCTCGCTCAGCGCCTGGCGGTACTGTTCCCCGAGCCGTTGCAGCTGGGCGGTCAGCGCCTCACCGACTGGCAGAAGCTGGCCTGCGCCCTGGCGGCGCGGGGGCGCTTCACCCTGATCACCGGCGGCCCCGGCACCGGCAAGACCACCACCGTGGTGCGCCTGCTGGCGCTGCTGCAGGCTGCCGCCCTGGACCGCGGTGCACCCTTGCGCCTGAGCCTGGCCGCGCCGACCGGCAAGGCCGCTGCGCGGCTGACCGAATCCATCGGCGCCCAGGTGGCGACCCTGCCGGTCAGCGAGGCGGTGCGCGGGCAGATTCCCAATACCGTCACCACGCTGCACCGCCTGCTGGGCAGCCGGCCGGATAGCCGGCACTTCCGTCACCACGCGGCCAACCCGCTGCCACTGGACGTGCTTGTGGTCGACGAAGCGTCGATGATCGACCTGGAAATGATGGCCAACCTGCTCGACGCGCTGCCGATGCATGCGCGGCTGATCCTGCTCGGCGACAAGGATCAGCTGGCCTCGGTGGAGGCCGGCGCGGTGCTCGGTGATCTGTGCCGCGATGCCGAAGCCGGCGGCTACAGCGAGGCCACCCGTGCCTGGCTGGCGCAGCAGACCGGCGAGCATCTCGAAGGGGCCGGGCTGCGGCCGGGTGAGCAGGCGCTGTCGCAGCATATCGTCATGCTCCGCCACTCCCGGCGCTTCGCCGGGGGCTCCGGCATCGGCCGCCTGGCCCTGGCGGTGAATCGTGGTGCGGCCCTGGAGGCCCGCGAGGTGCTGGCCGCCGGCGGGACGGACCTGCATCAGTTGCGTCTGACGGGCGAGCAGGACCGTGCCTTCGAACGCCTGCTGCTCGATGGCTTGCCCGGCGGCCAAGGGCGCCCGCTGGGCTATGCCGATTACCTGGGCGTTCTGCGTGAGCAGCGGCCGGGTTTGCAGGATGGCGAGGAGCGCTGGAATGCCTGGGCAGCCGCGGTGCTGGCGGCATTCGACCAGTTCCAGTTGTTGTGTGCGGTGCGCAAGGGCCCCTGGGGCGTCGAGGCGCTCAACGGGCGCATCGCCCATGCACTGCTGCAACGCGGGCTGATCGAACAGGAGCACGGCTGGTACGAAGGCCGCCCGGTGCTGGTCACCCGCAACGACTACGGCCTGGGCCTGATGAACGGCGATATCGGCATCGCCCTGCGCTTGCCCGAGCCGGCCCTGGAGGCGGGCGGGCTGTTGCGCTCGGCGCTGCGCGTGGTGTTTCCGCGCAACGATGGCTCGGGCGAGCTGCGCTCGATCCTGCCCAGCCGCCTGGGTGCGGTGGAAACCGTGTTCGCCATGACCGTGCACAAATCCCAGGGCTCTGAGTTCGCCCACTGCGCCCTGGTGCTGCCGGATACCCTCAACCCGGTGCTGACCAAGGAGCTGGTGTACACCGGCATCACCCGCGCCCGGGATTGCTTCAGCCTGATCGAAAGCCGCGCTGGTATTTTCGAGGCGGCCATCGGGCGCCGCGTGGAACGGCGCAGCGGGCTGTGGGAGCGGTTGGTTGCCGGTGCGCCGTAG
- the fabD gene encoding ACP S-malonyltransferase: MSASLAFVFPGQGSQALTMLAGHGAEHALVLDTFGEASSALGYDLWALTQQGPEEQLNQTDKTQPAILAASIALWRLWLAEGGARPAFVAGHSLGEYSALVAAGAVGFAEAVKLVELRGQLMQQAVPAGQGGMAAIIGLEDADVQAACAEAAQGDVVSAVNYNAPGQVVIAGSAAAVARAVEACKARGAKRALPLPVSVPSHCELMRPAAERFAEAVNASAWQAPQIPLVQNVSAAVVADLDTLKRDLLAQLYSPVRWVESIVRLGEQGVTDLVECGPGKVLSGLNKRCVKGVNTHNLDTPESFAAARAALAAVQS; this comes from the coding sequence ATGTCTGCATCCCTCGCATTCGTCTTTCCCGGTCAGGGCTCGCAAGCGCTGACCATGTTGGCCGGACACGGCGCCGAGCACGCGCTGGTCCTCGATACCTTCGGCGAAGCTTCTAGTGCCCTGGGTTATGACCTGTGGGCATTGACCCAGCAGGGCCCGGAAGAGCAGCTCAACCAGACCGACAAGACCCAGCCCGCGATCCTCGCCGCCTCCATCGCCCTGTGGCGCCTGTGGCTGGCCGAAGGTGGCGCGCGCCCGGCATTCGTCGCCGGTCACAGCCTGGGTGAATACAGCGCGCTGGTCGCCGCGGGCGCCGTCGGCTTTGCCGAAGCGGTCAAGCTGGTCGAGCTGCGTGGCCAGCTGATGCAGCAGGCCGTACCGGCCGGGCAGGGCGGCATGGCGGCGATCATCGGCCTGGAAGATGCCGACGTGCAGGCAGCCTGCGCCGAAGCGGCCCAGGGCGATGTGGTCAGCGCGGTGAACTACAACGCACCGGGGCAGGTGGTCATCGCCGGCTCCGCGGCCGCTGTCGCTCGTGCCGTCGAGGCCTGCAAGGCCCGTGGCGCCAAGCGTGCGCTGCCACTGCCGGTCAGTGTGCCGTCGCACTGCGAGCTGATGCGCCCGGCTGCCGAGCGCTTTGCCGAGGCGGTCAACGCCAGCGCCTGGCAGGCGCCGCAGATTCCGCTGGTACAGAACGTCAGCGCGGCCGTGGTGGCGGACCTGGATACCCTCAAGCGCGACCTGCTGGCTCAGCTGTACAGCCCGGTGCGTTGGGTCGAGTCCATCGTTCGCCTCGGCGAGCAGGGCGTTACCGATCTGGTCGAATGTGGCCCGGGCAAAGTGCTCTCGGGCCTCAACAAGCGGTGTGTCAAGGGCGTCAACACCCATAACCTCGACACCCCCGAAAGCTTTGCCGCTGCGCGTGCCGCACTGGCCGCCGTACAGTCCTGA
- a CDS encoding sulfurtransferase — MHIRSLFSAGVIAVASLLSAPAWAASEFLVTTDWLEQNLDNPKVRIIEVSVVPGLYERGHIPGAVNLAWHSDLVDPVKRDIASQPALQDLLRKSGVSDDTTTILYGDNNNWFAAWGAWVFDVYGVENVKLLDGGRGKWEAENRALSNRASSPGNGNVTLKAANKELRAFLPDVLAAAEKRSDDQLVDIRSADEYNGKVFAPQGVQELAVRAGHVPGAVNVPWGQAVAADGTFKSAEELKKVYAAVGIDGSKPIITYCRIGERSSHTWFALKKILGYEVRNYDGSWTEYGNAVGVPVVNVAGTVWGGK; from the coding sequence ATGCACATTCGTTCCCTGTTCAGCGCCGGCGTGATCGCCGTCGCCAGCCTGTTGTCCGCGCCCGCCTGGGCGGCGAGCGAATTCCTGGTCACCACCGACTGGCTGGAGCAGAATCTCGACAACCCCAAGGTGCGCATCATCGAAGTCAGCGTAGTACCGGGTCTCTATGAGCGCGGTCATATTCCCGGCGCGGTCAACCTGGCCTGGCACAGCGACCTGGTCGACCCGGTCAAGCGCGATATCGCCAGCCAGCCAGCCCTGCAGGACCTGCTGCGCAAATCCGGCGTGTCGGACGACACCACTACCATCCTCTACGGCGACAACAACAACTGGTTCGCCGCCTGGGGCGCCTGGGTGTTCGATGTCTACGGTGTGGAGAACGTCAAGCTGCTCGACGGCGGACGGGGCAAGTGGGAAGCGGAGAACCGTGCCCTGAGCAACCGCGCCAGCAGCCCGGGCAACGGCAACGTCACCCTCAAGGCTGCCAACAAGGAGCTGCGCGCCTTCCTGCCGGACGTGCTCGCCGCTGCCGAGAAACGCAGCGATGACCAGTTGGTGGATATCCGTTCCGCCGATGAATACAACGGCAAGGTCTTCGCGCCCCAGGGCGTCCAGGAGCTGGCCGTGCGCGCCGGTCACGTACCCGGCGCCGTCAACGTTCCATGGGGCCAGGCTGTCGCCGCCGATGGCACCTTCAAGTCTGCCGAGGAGTTGAAGAAGGTCTACGCCGCCGTGGGCATCGACGGCAGCAAACCGATCATCACCTACTGCCGGATCGGCGAGCGCTCCAGCCACACCTGGTTCGCCCTGAAGAAGATTCTTGGTTACGAGGTGCGCAATTACGACGGCTCCTGGACCGAATACGGCAATGCCGTTGGGGTTCCCGTGGTCAACGTCGCCGGCACAGTCTGGGGTGGCAAGTAA
- the rpmF gene encoding 50S ribosomal protein L32: MAVQQNKKSRSARDMRRSHDALEGNALSVEKSTGEVHLRHHVSPEGVYRGRKVIDKGADE; this comes from the coding sequence ATGGCTGTTCAGCAGAACAAAAAATCCCGTTCCGCCCGTGACATGCGTCGTTCGCATGACGCGCTCGAGGGTAACGCTCTGTCCGTTGAGAAGAGCACCGGTGAAGTTCACCTGCGTCACCACGTATCGCCGGAAGGCGTTTACCGTGGTCGCAAAGTGATCGACAAGGGCGCTGACGAGTAA